In Calliopsis andreniformis isolate RMS-2024a chromosome 6, iyCalAndr_principal, whole genome shotgun sequence, a single genomic region encodes these proteins:
- the A4 gene encoding apolipophorin-III-like protein: MKSILTIVLAVAVLSDAKVARETTAANSQESLQVQLNELISQAQSNINNMAKQIQEQLNLPDQETIVRTVKEQSNNFVANIQSYMQNMTEEVKTKQPELEAMWNDIKVKLNKAVDDISSGIPNAQQQVADLQAKFQQGVQVILKESDTAAKSLSEHSGKIQEDLAKLTKQAVDIAVQATQNLNTNLQQAAAAGTAAKN, from the exons ATGAAGAGCATCCTTACAATCGTGTTGGCCGTTGCGGTGCTGTCGGATGCTAAAGTCGCACGGGAGACAACCGCAGCCAATTCCCAAGAATCTCTTCAAGTTCAATTGAACGAACTTATTAGTCAAGCACAAAGCAATATTAATAACATGGCCAAACAAATTCAGGAGCAATTAAATCTACCCGATCAGGAAACCATCGTCAGAACCGTTAAAGAGCAAAGCAATAATTTTGTTGCCAACATCCAGTCGTACATGCAGAACATGACCGAAGAG GTAAAGACTAAACAACCGGAATTAGAAGCGATGTGGAACGACATTAAAGTTAAGTTGAACAAAGCCGTGGACGATATTAGTAGCGGAATTCCGAATGCTCAGCAACAGGTCGCAGATTTGCAGGCGAAATTCCAACAAGGAGTTCAAGTCATACTGAAGGAATCCGATACTGCTGCAAAATCTCTGAGTGAACACTCTGGAAAGATCCAGGAAGATTTAGCCAAGTTAACGAAACAAGCAGTCGATATTGCTGTACAAGCAACGCAAAATCTTAACACAAATCTCCAGCAAGCTGCAGCTGCCGGTACTGCTGCGAAGAATTAA
- the LOC143180908 gene encoding uncharacterized protein LOC143180908 isoform X1, with protein sequence MNSKRKNRSNTNRSPRARGPQERCVAAEGVYNNAHFMHAITSHVGNIVQIQTLNGSVYEGIFRTFSSQFDVVLEMAHRVEGSGKISVESVVEKLIFKPQDIITMSAKDVDLDYAIRDTFQTDTAISKYNGIIGEKELEPWDAPPATMNGDDLELDGTTNGWDANDMFRKNEQKYGVQTTYEPTLAAYTLPLQRKDTKDYKEQEQKAAEIANEIESQPNHKARLELENGDEEERFAAVVRPNEGKYIPPPLKKKNGNSGKLMRSNEPPPSPGPTTTNKNVFNQQPPSNVNVNIPPSSNLPIGIQSAHPSVQHPVSLNMGMPPSGVVVTYNNPPPPFVPPAATQPPPPVPVMQQTQQQSQTTPSVSQVNFPSQQQQQTPSSKINTEKRERPGRQQVYQADKAPPAPFPQTNVTASHQQQQQQQQQQQQQQSSHQHGQLQQQNSVEGQRCDIVSHKSDHRKVPTPRSREEQHSELRQFATDFKLADTQAQDSPPVIRKQQHQQDSHCSSQITQAHHQSPHQHSTSQQAQQPPPQQQQHPTTQQQQQQQQQQQQQQQQQQQQQQQQQQHQQQQQHQQQQQHQNQTVQEEPVVSSKPPSGPLSMRSNSPSQTQQQQQQQQQQQQQQQQQTPTNTSVVSQAPPEPNVDKITTAFKKSTLNPNAKEFNPNTKPFTPRSPSTPTPSRPHTPQTPQYTGATMPATVVMPAYVMTSQPPTAFSQPPAQPVTRFRKGQYLVPVMHAQHRAQDIASQMQVVAATGQPLMAPAPLHPPFQVPYPGQPAYQQMVRMVQAPPPPPHMATPYHHHDSPGPQAPSIQYMGPHTHPHPHVAQQPPSQTPSPANPNPPHTPGTYNPPGTPQPTYPPPPPQGHAPSYPIMCPIIPPHIPIPPQHMQYLPPQPPPGAQQTIPVILPHNQ encoded by the exons ATGAATAGCAAAAGAAAGAACCGTTCAAATACTAACAG ATCTCCACGTGCTCGAGGTCCACAAGAAAGATGTGTTGCTGCAGAAGGTGTATATAACAATGCACACTTTATGCATGCTATAACCAGTCATGTAGGCAATATTGTACAG ATTCAAACATTGAATGGCTCTGTGTACGAAGGCATTTTTCGCACATTCTCCAGCCAGTTCGATGTTGTATTAGAAATGGCGCATCGTGTAGAAGGTTCAGGGAAAATAAGCGTAGAAAGTGTGGTAGAAAAATTGATCTTTAAACCGCAAGATATTATTACTATGTCTGCAAAGGATGTTGACCTAGACTATGCTATACGTGATACATTCCAAACGGATACTGCTATTAGTAAATACAATGGTATAATCGGTGAAAAAGAATTAGAACCTTGGGATGCACCTCCTGCTACCATGAATGGggatgatttagaattggatGGCACTACA AATGGGTGGGATGCCAATGACATGTTTCGTAAAAATGAACAAAAATATGGGGTACAAACAACGTATGAACCAACTTTGGCTGCTTATACTTTACCTCTTCAAAGAAAAGATACGAAAGATTACAAAGAACAAGAACAGAAAGCTGCAGAGATTGCAAATGAAATAGAATCGCAGCCGAATCATAAGGCAAGGTTGGAGCTCGAAAATGGCGACGAAGAAGAAAGATTTGCAGCTGTG GTGAGACCCAATGAGGGTAAATATATTCCACCTCCATTGAAGAAGAAAAATGGGAATAGTGGAAAATTGATGAGATCAAACGAACCTCCACCTTCGCCAGGACCTACAACCACCaataaaaatgttttcaatCAGCAACCTccgtccaatgtgaacgtaaacaTTCCACCGTCTTCTAATCTTCCGATTGGAATACAAAGTGCTCATCCTTCGGTACAACATCCAGTATCCTTAAATATGGGAATGCCACCTAGTGGAGTGGTGGTTACATATAACAATCCTCCACCACCATTTGTTCCTCCAGCAGCAACGCAGCCACCACCACCAG TGCCTGTAATGCAGCAGACACAACAGCAGTCTCAAACCACTCCCTCTGTATCACAAGTAAATTTCCCAtcgcaacaacaacaacagacGCCATCATCTAAAATAAACACAGAGAAACGAGAACGTCCTGGCAGACAACAAGTTTATCAAGCTGATAAAGCACCACCCGCACCATTTCCTCAAACGAATGTTACTGCATCTcaccagcagcaacagcaacagcagcaacaacaacagcaacaacaatCATCTCATCAGCATGGTCAGTTACAACAACAAAATTCTGTAGAAGGGCAACGATGTGACATAGTTTCGCATAAATCGGATCATAGAAAG GTTCCAACACCGCGTAGTAGGGAAGAACAACATTCAGAATTAAGACAATTTGCTACGGATTTCAAATTAGCAGACACACAAGCACAAGACTCACCACCAGTAATTCGAAAGCAACAGCATCAGCAAGATTCACATTGTTCGTCGCAAATTACTCAGGCGCATCATCAATCacctcatcaacactcaacgtcGCAACAGGCACAACAACCACCTCCACAGCAACAACAGCATCCGACcacgcaacagcagcagcagcagcagcagcagcaacagcagcagcagcagcagcagcagcagcagcagcaacagcaacaacaacatcaacaacaacaacaacatcagcagcagcagcagcatcaAAATCAAACTGTCCAAGAAGAACCTGTGGTTTCCAGTAAACCACCATCCGGTCCATTATCTATGCGATCTAACAGTCCGTCGCAAacacaacagcaacagcaacagcaacagcaacagcaacagcaacagcaacagcaaacGCCGACGAATACATCTGTTGTGTCCCAAGCCCCACCGGAACCGAACGTTGATAAAATTACGACGGcttttaagaagtcaacattaaATCCAAATGCTAAGGAATTCAATCCTAATACAAaacctttcacaccg CGATCTCCAAGCACGCCAACACCCAGCAGACCGCACACTCCGCAAACACCACAATATACCGGTGCAACGATGCCTGCAACTGTAGTTATGCCAGCATATGTAATGACCAGTCAACCACCAACCGCGTTCAGTCAACCGCCAGCTCAGCCTGTAACAAGGTTCCGGAAGGGTCAGTATCTAG TGCCGGTTATGCATGCGCAACATCGTGCACAGGATATAGCTTCTCAAATGCAAGTGGTAGCAGCAACTGGCCAGCCTTTAATGGCACCGGCCCCTCTACATCCACCATTCCAGGTGCCTTATCCTGGGCAACCAGCGTATCAGCAGATGGTACGCATGGTTCAGGCACCACCACCGCCGCCACATATGGCTACACCTTATCATCATCATGATTCGCCAGGGCCACAGGCCCCTAGCATTCAATACATGGGTCCACATACACATCCACATCCACATGTTGCCCAACAACCACCGAGTCAAACTCCTTCCCCAGCTAATCCCAATCCACCGCACACACCAGGCACTTACAATCCGCCTGGTACTCCACAACCCACATATCCCCCACCACCTCCTCAAGGCCATGCTCCAAGCTATCCAATAATGTGTCCTATCATTCCTCCTCATATACCAATACCACCGCAGCATATGCAATACCTGCCGCCGCAACCACCTCCTGGAGCGCAGCAAACTATACCGGTGATTTTACCGCACAATCAGTAG
- the LOC143180916 gene encoding uncharacterized protein LOC143180916, with product MVYTLTKTDMKIQLLLLFSVSLTILMNVKEVTAKERKGVVERVSKSVSHTHAPDKINTGFEWMIRCVNILGQLDNFISDRTKNIVRKLHAIYHEDNRDMRKNFDRHKGLYRL from the exons ATGGTTTACACATTGACGAAGACTGACATGAAAATACAATTGCTATTGCTGTTCTCGGTATCTTTG ACAATATTGATGAACGTCAAAGAGGTAACTGCAAAAGAACGCAAAGGCGTCGTAGAAAGGGTTTCGAAGAGCGTTAGTCATACTCACGCACCAGACAAAATAAACACAGGTTTTGAATGGATGATCCGATGTGTGAATATTTTGGGTCAGTTGGACAACTTCATCTCGGATAGAACCAAGAATATCGTTCGAAAATTGCACGCAATCTATCATGAGGACAATAGAGATATGCGTAAAAATTTCGATCGACATAAAGGTCTTTACAGACTTTGA
- the LOC143180908 gene encoding uncharacterized protein LOC143180908 isoform X2 encodes MNSKRKNRSNTNRSPRARGPQERCVAAEGVYNNAHFMHAITSHVGNIVQIQTLNGSVYEGIFRTFSSQFDVVLEMAHRVEGSGKISVESVVEKLIFKPQDIITMSAKDVDLDYAIRDTFQTDTAISKYNGIIGEKELEPWDAPPATMNGDDLELDGTTNGWDANDMFRKNEQKYGVQTTYEPTLAAYTLPLQRKDTKDYKEQEQKAAEIANEIESQPNHKARLELENGDEEERFAAVVRPNEGKYIPPPLKKKNGNSGKLMRSNEPPPSPGPTTTNKNVFNQQPPSNVNVNIPPSSNLPIGIQSAHPSVQHPVSLNMGMPPSGVVVTYNNPPPPFVPPAATQPPPPVPVMQQTQQQSQTTPSVSQVNFPSQQQQQTPSSKINTEKRERPGRQQVYQADKAPPAPFPQTNVTASHQQQQQQQQQQQQQQSSHQHGQLQQQNSVEGQRCDIVSHKSDHRKVPTPRSREEQHSELRQFATDFKLADTQAQDSPPVIRKQQHQQDSHCSSQITQAHHQSPHQHSTSQQAQQPPPQQQQHPTTQQQQQQQQQQQQQQQQQQQQQQQQQQHQQQQQHQQQQQHQNQTVQEEPVVSSKPPSGPLSMRSNSPSQTQQQQQQQQQQQQQQQQQTPTNTSVVSQAPPEPNVDKITTAFKKSTLNPNAKEFNPNTKPFTPRSPSTPTPSRPHTPQTPQYTGATMPATVVMPAYVMTSQPPTAFSQPPAQPVTRFRKVPVMHAQHRAQDIASQMQVVAATGQPLMAPAPLHPPFQVPYPGQPAYQQMVRMVQAPPPPPHMATPYHHHDSPGPQAPSIQYMGPHTHPHPHVAQQPPSQTPSPANPNPPHTPGTYNPPGTPQPTYPPPPPQGHAPSYPIMCPIIPPHIPIPPQHMQYLPPQPPPGAQQTIPVILPHNQ; translated from the exons ATGAATAGCAAAAGAAAGAACCGTTCAAATACTAACAG ATCTCCACGTGCTCGAGGTCCACAAGAAAGATGTGTTGCTGCAGAAGGTGTATATAACAATGCACACTTTATGCATGCTATAACCAGTCATGTAGGCAATATTGTACAG ATTCAAACATTGAATGGCTCTGTGTACGAAGGCATTTTTCGCACATTCTCCAGCCAGTTCGATGTTGTATTAGAAATGGCGCATCGTGTAGAAGGTTCAGGGAAAATAAGCGTAGAAAGTGTGGTAGAAAAATTGATCTTTAAACCGCAAGATATTATTACTATGTCTGCAAAGGATGTTGACCTAGACTATGCTATACGTGATACATTCCAAACGGATACTGCTATTAGTAAATACAATGGTATAATCGGTGAAAAAGAATTAGAACCTTGGGATGCACCTCCTGCTACCATGAATGGggatgatttagaattggatGGCACTACA AATGGGTGGGATGCCAATGACATGTTTCGTAAAAATGAACAAAAATATGGGGTACAAACAACGTATGAACCAACTTTGGCTGCTTATACTTTACCTCTTCAAAGAAAAGATACGAAAGATTACAAAGAACAAGAACAGAAAGCTGCAGAGATTGCAAATGAAATAGAATCGCAGCCGAATCATAAGGCAAGGTTGGAGCTCGAAAATGGCGACGAAGAAGAAAGATTTGCAGCTGTG GTGAGACCCAATGAGGGTAAATATATTCCACCTCCATTGAAGAAGAAAAATGGGAATAGTGGAAAATTGATGAGATCAAACGAACCTCCACCTTCGCCAGGACCTACAACCACCaataaaaatgttttcaatCAGCAACCTccgtccaatgtgaacgtaaacaTTCCACCGTCTTCTAATCTTCCGATTGGAATACAAAGTGCTCATCCTTCGGTACAACATCCAGTATCCTTAAATATGGGAATGCCACCTAGTGGAGTGGTGGTTACATATAACAATCCTCCACCACCATTTGTTCCTCCAGCAGCAACGCAGCCACCACCACCAG TGCCTGTAATGCAGCAGACACAACAGCAGTCTCAAACCACTCCCTCTGTATCACAAGTAAATTTCCCAtcgcaacaacaacaacagacGCCATCATCTAAAATAAACACAGAGAAACGAGAACGTCCTGGCAGACAACAAGTTTATCAAGCTGATAAAGCACCACCCGCACCATTTCCTCAAACGAATGTTACTGCATCTcaccagcagcaacagcaacagcagcaacaacaacagcaacaacaatCATCTCATCAGCATGGTCAGTTACAACAACAAAATTCTGTAGAAGGGCAACGATGTGACATAGTTTCGCATAAATCGGATCATAGAAAG GTTCCAACACCGCGTAGTAGGGAAGAACAACATTCAGAATTAAGACAATTTGCTACGGATTTCAAATTAGCAGACACACAAGCACAAGACTCACCACCAGTAATTCGAAAGCAACAGCATCAGCAAGATTCACATTGTTCGTCGCAAATTACTCAGGCGCATCATCAATCacctcatcaacactcaacgtcGCAACAGGCACAACAACCACCTCCACAGCAACAACAGCATCCGACcacgcaacagcagcagcagcagcagcagcagcaacagcagcagcagcagcagcagcagcagcagcagcaacagcaacaacaacatcaacaacaacaacaacatcagcagcagcagcagcatcaAAATCAAACTGTCCAAGAAGAACCTGTGGTTTCCAGTAAACCACCATCCGGTCCATTATCTATGCGATCTAACAGTCCGTCGCAAacacaacagcaacagcaacagcaacagcaacagcaacagcaacagcaacagcaaacGCCGACGAATACATCTGTTGTGTCCCAAGCCCCACCGGAACCGAACGTTGATAAAATTACGACGGcttttaagaagtcaacattaaATCCAAATGCTAAGGAATTCAATCCTAATACAAaacctttcacaccg CGATCTCCAAGCACGCCAACACCCAGCAGACCGCACACTCCGCAAACACCACAATATACCGGTGCAACGATGCCTGCAACTGTAGTTATGCCAGCATATGTAATGACCAGTCAACCACCAACCGCGTTCAGTCAACCGCCAGCTCAGCCTGTAACAAGGTTCCGGAAGG TGCCGGTTATGCATGCGCAACATCGTGCACAGGATATAGCTTCTCAAATGCAAGTGGTAGCAGCAACTGGCCAGCCTTTAATGGCACCGGCCCCTCTACATCCACCATTCCAGGTGCCTTATCCTGGGCAACCAGCGTATCAGCAGATGGTACGCATGGTTCAGGCACCACCACCGCCGCCACATATGGCTACACCTTATCATCATCATGATTCGCCAGGGCCACAGGCCCCTAGCATTCAATACATGGGTCCACATACACATCCACATCCACATGTTGCCCAACAACCACCGAGTCAAACTCCTTCCCCAGCTAATCCCAATCCACCGCACACACCAGGCACTTACAATCCGCCTGGTACTCCACAACCCACATATCCCCCACCACCTCCTCAAGGCCATGCTCCAAGCTATCCAATAATGTGTCCTATCATTCCTCCTCATATACCAATACCACCGCAGCATATGCAATACCTGCCGCCGCAACCACCTCCTGGAGCGCAGCAAACTATACCGGTGATTTTACCGCACAATCAGTAG